From one Caldithrix abyssi DSM 13497 genomic stretch:
- the rsmI gene encoding 16S rRNA (cytidine(1402)-2'-O)-methyltransferase, which produces MELIEKGVLYMVSTPIGNLADITYRAVHILKNVDLIAAEDTRTSSVLLKHYQITTPMRSYHSYNLKRETPRLIALLQEGQSVALISDAGTPGISDPGFHLARACIDAGIRIVPIPGPSAFVTALVASGLPSHRFVFEGFLPQKKGRKTRIEQLGQEERTIVLYESPHRVQKTVAQLLKALGDRQVVMARELTKKFEDFFRGTLSELAAHLQTKAVKGEIVLIVEGLSKRKKKDEVK; this is translated from the coding sequence TACCTATCGCGCCGTTCATATTCTTAAAAATGTAGATTTGATTGCCGCCGAAGATACGCGTACTTCTTCGGTATTGTTAAAGCACTATCAGATAACCACGCCCATGCGCAGCTACCACAGCTACAATCTGAAAAGAGAAACGCCCCGCTTAATCGCCTTGCTTCAAGAAGGGCAATCTGTTGCTCTGATTTCCGACGCAGGGACGCCTGGCATTTCCGATCCCGGTTTTCACCTGGCGCGCGCCTGCATCGATGCCGGCATTCGCATCGTGCCCATACCCGGCCCTTCTGCTTTTGTGACGGCTTTGGTTGCCTCGGGCCTGCCCAGCCACCGCTTTGTTTTTGAAGGATTTTTACCGCAAAAAAAGGGAAGAAAAACGCGGATTGAACAATTAGGCCAGGAAGAGCGTACGATTGTACTTTACGAATCTCCGCATCGCGTGCAAAAAACCGTCGCGCAGCTTCTAAAAGCGCTGGGCGATAGGCAGGTAGTCATGGCACGCGAATTAACAAAAAAATTTGAAGATTTCTTTCGCGGCACACTAAGCGAATTGGCAGCCCATCTGCAAACCAAAGCCGTTAAAGGAGAAATCGTTTTAATTGTTGAAGGACTTAGTAAAAGGAAAAAGAAAGATGAAGTCAAATAG
- a CDS encoding CDP-alcohol phosphatidyltransferase family protein → MKSNRGLIPVWLENGFRALLDPMINVFVRMNINPNFFTILGLIITSLGTVVLFINPLWIHWTGLLILLGGMCDMIDGKLARTSGKSTKFGALFDSSLDRYSEVIMFFGIAAYYVRHDSYLLSVMTFAALGGSTMVSYVRARAESLGFEAKVGWMQRAERVLLIGAAALFNTSLFQIPSLTRQIHAVTLLDVAIWIVAIFANITAIQRLYFVYKLDKSNTR, encoded by the coding sequence ATGAAGTCAAATAGGGGACTGATACCTGTCTGGCTGGAGAACGGGTTCAGGGCATTACTCGACCCGATGATTAATGTTTTTGTGCGCATGAACATTAATCCCAACTTTTTTACCATCCTGGGCTTGATAATCACCAGTTTGGGCACGGTGGTTTTATTCATTAATCCCTTGTGGATTCACTGGACCGGTTTGCTGATTTTGCTGGGCGGTATGTGCGACATGATCGACGGCAAGCTGGCGCGCACCTCGGGGAAAAGCACAAAGTTCGGCGCTTTATTCGATTCTTCGTTAGATCGCTATTCAGAGGTCATCATGTTTTTCGGCATTGCCGCTTACTACGTCCGTCACGATTCTTACCTGCTTTCCGTAATGACTTTTGCGGCGCTTGGCGGTTCGACCATGGTGAGCTATGTGCGTGCGCGCGCCGAAAGCCTTGGCTTTGAGGCCAAAGTAGGCTGGATGCAACGCGCCGAACGCGTTCTGCTTATCGGGGCGGCGGCTTTATTCAACACCAGCCTGTTTCAGATTCCTTCATTAACCCGACAAATCCATGCCGTAACCTTATTGGATGTGGCCATCTGGATTGTGGCCATCTTCGCCAATATCACAGCCATTCAACGGCTTTATTTTGTTTACAAATTAGATAAATCGAATACACGATAG